In Chryseobacterium gotjawalense, the following are encoded in one genomic region:
- a CDS encoding type IA DNA topoisomerase produces the protein MKLCIAEKPSVARDIAKVLGADVPKQGYFEGNGYWVTWTFGHLCTLKEPHDYSPHLKAWNLFTLPIIPDPFGIKLIENAGVERQFKIIEKLVADCEEVINCGDAGQEGEVIQRWVLHKAKCKKPIKRLWISSLTEVAIKEGFANLKPSEDYHNLYQAGNARAIGDWLLGINATRLFTRKFGGNKSVLSIGRVQTPTLAMIVQRQKEIDAFNTEEYWELKTKYRDVIFNAAIDRLKTKEKAEKGLEYLKQNLFEIVSFEIKEGKEKNPRLFDLTALQVEANRKFGFSAENTLKYIQSLYEKKHTTYPRVDTTYLSESLHPQIPAILQSMNFYRELTAPLLTQPIPKSKAVFDDSKVTDHHAIIPTEIPPSSSLSREEKLIYDLVAKRFIAVFYPECKISNTLVEGQVGTIPFKTTGRQILELGWREVYSKEKDDTEKKEKDEEQLIPEFKAGEKGPHKPLIHQGKTSPPKAYTEATLLRAMETAGKQVDDEELREMMKNNGIGRPSTRANIIETLFRRKYIERKKKNILATSTGVELIDTIQDELLKSPELTGEWEFKLRKIERGEYEASQFKEELITMVTNLTRAVINEKAKVISFQQEVQPKEKKESTPRKTVAIIWEETDCPKCKENKLMKGKTAIGCSNYKGCGFKIPFIVFGKKLTEKQIQDIIVKGKSGKLKGFTEHPERLTEGVLRLTEGGAVALQTD, from the coding sequence ATGAAATTATGTATTGCTGAAAAGCCAAGTGTTGCCCGGGATATTGCTAAAGTTTTAGGAGCTGATGTTCCCAAACAGGGCTATTTTGAAGGCAATGGCTATTGGGTAACATGGACGTTTGGACATCTTTGTACGCTGAAAGAACCGCATGATTACAGTCCGCACCTTAAAGCCTGGAATTTATTCACACTTCCTATTATTCCAGATCCTTTCGGAATAAAATTAATAGAAAATGCTGGTGTTGAAAGGCAATTTAAAATCATTGAAAAATTAGTTGCTGACTGTGAAGAAGTCATCAATTGCGGGGATGCGGGGCAGGAAGGAGAAGTGATACAGCGTTGGGTTTTACACAAAGCCAAATGTAAAAAACCCATCAAAAGACTTTGGATTTCTTCACTGACGGAAGTGGCCATTAAAGAAGGATTTGCCAACCTGAAACCTTCTGAAGATTACCATAATCTTTATCAGGCCGGAAATGCACGCGCTATTGGCGACTGGCTTTTGGGAATCAATGCCACCCGATTATTCACCCGAAAATTTGGAGGAAACAAAAGTGTCCTTTCCATTGGTCGCGTTCAAACGCCCACTTTGGCCATGATCGTTCAGCGACAAAAAGAAATTGATGCCTTCAATACCGAAGAATACTGGGAACTGAAAACCAAATACCGGGACGTTATTTTCAATGCGGCCATAGACCGTTTAAAAACGAAAGAAAAAGCAGAAAAAGGTTTGGAATATTTAAAACAAAACCTTTTCGAAATCGTTTCTTTTGAAATTAAAGAAGGCAAAGAGAAAAATCCAAGACTTTTTGATTTGACGGCTTTACAGGTTGAAGCCAACAGGAAATTTGGTTTTTCTGCGGAAAATACGTTGAAATATATTCAAAGTTTATACGAAAAGAAACATACGACGTACCCGCGTGTGGACACCACTTACCTTTCGGAAAGTCTGCATCCGCAGATACCGGCTATTCTGCAGAGCATGAATTTTTACCGTGAATTAACCGCGCCACTTTTAACCCAGCCGATTCCCAAATCGAAAGCGGTTTTTGATGATTCTAAAGTGACTGATCACCACGCAATTATTCCAACCGAAATCCCTCCTTCTTCCAGTTTGAGCAGAGAAGAAAAGTTAATTTATGATCTGGTTGCCAAACGGTTTATCGCTGTTTTTTATCCTGAATGTAAAATTTCGAATACTTTGGTGGAAGGCCAGGTCGGCACCATTCCGTTTAAAACCACAGGAAGACAAATCCTGGAACTGGGCTGGCGCGAAGTTTACAGTAAAGAAAAAGACGACACCGAGAAAAAAGAAAAAGACGAAGAACAATTGATTCCCGAATTTAAAGCCGGGGAAAAAGGACCGCACAAACCATTAATCCATCAGGGAAAAACCAGTCCACCAAAAGCGTATACGGAAGCGACTTTGCTTCGCGCAATGGAAACTGCGGGAAAACAGGTTGATGATGAAGAACTTCGTGAAATGATGAAAAACAACGGCATCGGACGACCTTCTACCCGAGCCAATATTATCGAAACTTTATTCAGAAGAAAATATATCGAGCGCAAAAAGAAAAACATTTTAGCAACTTCCACGGGTGTTGAACTGATTGACACCATTCAGGACGAATTGTTAAAAAGCCCTGAATTAACGGGAGAATGGGAATTTAAACTCCGAAAAATTGAGCGCGGCGAATATGAAGCCAGTCAGTTTAAAGAGGAACTGATTACAATGGTGACCAATTTAACCCGAGCCGTCATCAACGAAAAAGCAAAGGTAATCTCCTTTCAACAGGAAGTTCAACCCAAAGAAAAGAAAGAATCAACACCCCGAAAAACGGTTGCAATAATCTGGGAAGAAACCGATTGTCCGAAATGTAAAGAAAACAAACTGATGAAAGGCAAAACCGCCATCGGTTGTTCCAATTATAAAGGCTGTGGTTTCAAAATTCCGTTTATAGTGTTCGGAAAGAAACTCACCGAAAAACAGATTCAGGATATTATTGTTAAAGGAAAATCGGGTAAACTAAAAGGATTTACCGAACATCCGGAAAGATTAACTGAAGGTGTTTTGCGGCTCACAGAAGGCGGTGCCGTCGCGTTGCAGACCGACTAA
- a CDS encoding M23 family metallopeptidase — MKNFISSKRNISLILGLLVVVIFGQAIFIGKLYSEKDDKSYQVNLVPVKTEKDSIDYLELKNNLTLVDHRVQELNSFLAAKNLSDGKIEMLAKDSISNTVYLAKQTNRYSQYLVDLQKKLQQVPLGIPTDGYISSQFGKRKNPFPEKTVMLASVHSAKAEPPYIEVKDSLGNVTKKMIVPNPNQQLSEKNNAPAEKDQMKFHKGLDIAVAHGSDVRSAASGKVIFAGEKSGYGNCVIISHGNGLDTLYGHLSKILVKTNDVVTVNDVIAKSGNTGRSTGPHLHYEVHKNNRPVNPKLFLNL; from the coding sequence ATGAAGAATTTTATAAGCAGTAAAAGAAACATCAGTTTAATCCTCGGACTCCTGGTAGTGGTTATTTTCGGACAGGCGATTTTTATCGGAAAACTTTACTCGGAAAAAGACGATAAATCATACCAGGTCAATTTAGTACCGGTTAAAACTGAAAAAGACAGCATCGATTACCTGGAGTTAAAGAACAACCTGACTCTAGTTGACCATAGGGTCCAGGAACTTAATTCCTTTTTGGCCGCAAAGAATTTATCTGACGGCAAAATAGAGATGCTCGCGAAAGACAGTATTTCGAATACGGTATATCTGGCAAAACAAACCAATCGCTACAGCCAGTATTTAGTGGATTTACAGAAAAAATTACAACAGGTTCCTTTGGGAATTCCTACCGACGGCTATATTTCCTCGCAATTTGGAAAAAGAAAAAATCCGTTCCCTGAAAAAACAGTGATGTTGGCATCCGTACATTCCGCAAAAGCTGAACCACCGTACATCGAAGTAAAAGACAGCTTAGGAAATGTGACTAAAAAAATGATCGTTCCTAATCCAAACCAACAATTGTCCGAAAAAAATAACGCTCCCGCCGAAAAAGACCAGATGAAATTTCATAAAGGGCTGGACATTGCCGTGGCTCACGGATCCGATGTCCGGAGTGCGGCCTCAGGAAAAGTAATTTTTGCCGGCGAAAAAAGCGGTTACGGAAACTGTGTCATTATCTCGCACGGAAATGGTTTGGATACCCTCTACGGACACCTTTCTAAAATATTGGTAAAAACAAATGATGTGGTAACGGTAAACGATGTGATCGCAAAATCCGGAAATACAGGCCGCTCCACCGGACCTCATCTTCACTACGAAGTTCACAAAAACAACAGGCCGGTAAATCCGAAACTGTTCCTGAATCTCTAA
- a CDS encoding NAD(P)H-dependent glycerol-3-phosphate dehydrogenase, translating to MTKKKAPKSQTQNIPVGVVGSGSFATAIVKMLVENSKLVHWCVRNEYVKGAIEQRGHNPNYLTSVSFDPKNLKVTTDINELVSACEVVVLATPSIYLSDAMDKMTCDYGNKIFVSAIKGIVPKANDVVAHYLRDEFKIGFRNQAVIAGPCHAEEVGMERLSYLTIAVAEEEVAHKLFSLFSSDFINVHCSKDILGNEYSAILKNIYAVGAGISSGLGYGDNFTAVFVSNAVREMEIFLESVYEVPRDVNESAYLGDLLVTAYSLFSRNRNLGNLIGKGYTVKSAIQSMNMIAEGYYAADSVYHTAKSKQLKTPIIDTIYGILYNEKNAETEFKKLTLLLN from the coding sequence ATGACAAAAAAGAAAGCCCCAAAATCACAGACTCAAAATATTCCGGTTGGCGTAGTAGGAAGTGGTAGTTTTGCAACTGCAATTGTGAAAATGTTGGTTGAAAATAGCAAGCTGGTTCACTGGTGTGTGCGGAATGAGTATGTAAAAGGGGCGATTGAGCAACGCGGTCATAATCCCAATTACTTAACTTCGGTCTCTTTTGATCCGAAAAATCTGAAGGTCACTACCGATATTAATGAATTGGTTTCAGCGTGTGAAGTAGTGGTTTTGGCAACGCCGTCCATTTATCTTTCAGATGCAATGGATAAAATGACCTGCGATTACGGGAATAAAATTTTTGTTTCTGCAATTAAAGGAATTGTTCCCAAGGCAAATGATGTTGTGGCGCATTATCTTCGTGATGAATTCAAAATAGGTTTCCGCAATCAGGCCGTAATCGCCGGTCCCTGTCACGCAGAGGAAGTTGGTATGGAAAGGCTGTCTTACCTTACGATTGCAGTTGCAGAAGAGGAGGTTGCCCATAAATTATTTTCTCTGTTTTCTTCGGACTTTATTAATGTTCACTGCAGCAAAGATATTTTAGGAAATGAATACAGTGCGATTTTGAAAAACATATATGCAGTAGGTGCCGGTATTTCCAGCGGTTTAGGATATGGTGATAACTTTACGGCTGTTTTTGTTTCTAATGCAGTTCGTGAAATGGAGATTTTTCTGGAATCCGTGTACGAAGTTCCACGGGATGTGAATGAGAGCGCTTATCTCGGTGATTTACTGGTAACGGCGTACTCGCTGTTTTCCCGTAACCGGAATTTAGGAAATCTCATCGGAAAAGGGTATACCGTAAAATCGGCCATCCAGTCGATGAATATGATTGCAGAAGGATATTATGCAGCAGATTCCGTATACCATACCGCAAAGAGCAAACAACTGAAAACGCCGATTATCGATACGATTTACGGAATTTTATACAACGAGAAAAATGCCGAAACTGAATTTAAAAAATTAACCTTACTCTTAAATTAA
- the trhA gene encoding PAQR family membrane homeostasis protein TrhA: MKSGTKYAVHTYSVLEERFNIWSHFTGLLLSVVALVLLVFRALDLGSKRALISFSIFGLSMIILYLASTLYHSSKHPKRRYRLNIFDHAAIYVLIAGTYSPFALVSLNGPEGYTIFGVVWGIALIGIIFKLFFTGRFNILSTVLYVGMGWLIIFSFDSLLYHLDFRGLVWLLAGGISYTMGAVLYSIHKIKFNHAIFHLFVLLGTFCHFMSVYFYVIPFSGN; encoded by the coding sequence ATGAAATCCGGGACAAAATATGCCGTTCATACCTATTCAGTTTTAGAAGAGCGGTTCAATATTTGGTCTCATTTTACCGGTTTGCTCCTGAGTGTCGTGGCCTTGGTTTTATTGGTGTTTCGCGCACTGGATTTAGGAAGTAAAAGGGCGCTCATCAGTTTTTCTATCTTTGGTCTGAGCATGATTATCCTTTATCTGGCTTCTACATTATATCATTCATCCAAACATCCTAAAAGAAGATACCGGCTTAATATCTTCGATCATGCCGCGATTTATGTATTAATTGCCGGAACGTACTCGCCCTTCGCCCTGGTTTCTCTTAATGGCCCGGAAGGTTATACGATTTTTGGAGTCGTTTGGGGCATTGCCTTAATTGGAATTATTTTTAAACTTTTCTTTACGGGCAGATTTAATATTCTATCCACTGTTCTTTATGTCGGAATGGGCTGGCTGATTATTTTCAGTTTTGACAGTCTGCTGTATCATCTGGATTTCCGGGGATTGGTTTGGTTGCTTGCTGGCGGTATTTCCTATACCATGGGTGCGGTTTTATACAGCATTCATAAAATAAAATTCAATCACGCCATTTTTCATCTGTTCGTTTTATTAGGAACATTCTGCCATTTTATGTCGGTGTATTTTTATGTAATTCCTTTTTCCGGGAATTAA
- the mqo gene encoding malate dehydrogenase (quinone), giving the protein MPTSANNKALQSHYDVVLIGGGIMSATLGTLLHELDPDLKIVIFERLGRFARESSAAWNNAGTGHSAFCELNYTPENEEGSIDISKAESIAEQFEISKQFWSYLLSKKYIDRPKDFINSCPHMSLVFGKDDVEYLRKRHEKMIQSELFKGMEFTTDHDKLREWIPLIMAKRKDNEVLAATKMDLGTDVNFGTLTRKMGRFLAEDSHTDVYLYHDVKDIDPLSDGKWLVKVKDRMHYKVSDITADFVFIGAGGYALPLLESSDIPESEGYGGFPVSGQWLVTHNPELIAKHQAKVYTKAGVEAPPMSVPHLDLRIIDGEKALLFGPFAGFSTKFLKEGSYLDLPESVNQKNIKSLFGAWWHNLPLTKYLVQQVAMTKVQRMQHLREFVKDAKSEDWELKIAGQRVQIIKKSEEEGGKLEFGTEVVVNKSGTIASLLGASPGASTAAFAMVQVLEKCFPEKVQHEWKEKLTEMIPTYGQKLADNPELIRNIRNYTKEILQLDN; this is encoded by the coding sequence ATGCCTACATCAGCCAATAATAAAGCCCTTCAATCCCATTACGACGTTGTTTTAATCGGCGGAGGAATTATGAGTGCCACACTCGGAACCTTGCTTCACGAGCTTGATCCCGACCTGAAAATTGTTATTTTCGAAAGACTCGGCCGCTTCGCCCGGGAAAGTTCAGCCGCCTGGAATAATGCAGGAACAGGACATTCTGCCTTCTGTGAACTCAATTATACGCCAGAGAACGAAGAAGGTTCTATCGATATTTCCAAAGCAGAAAGTATTGCCGAACAATTCGAAATTTCGAAACAGTTCTGGTCTTATTTACTTTCTAAAAAATATATTGACCGGCCGAAAGACTTTATTAATTCCTGTCCGCACATGAGTTTGGTTTTCGGCAAAGATGATGTTGAATATTTAAGAAAGCGTCATGAAAAAATGATTCAGTCTGAATTGTTTAAAGGAATGGAATTTACCACAGACCACGACAAACTGCGCGAATGGATTCCTTTAATTATGGCCAAAAGAAAAGATAACGAAGTCCTCGCAGCCACGAAAATGGATTTAGGAACCGATGTTAATTTCGGAACATTAACCCGGAAAATGGGACGGTTTTTAGCGGAAGATTCCCACACCGATGTTTATTTGTACCATGATGTGAAAGATATTGATCCTTTGTCCGACGGAAAATGGTTGGTGAAAGTCAAAGACCGTATGCATTATAAAGTGAGCGATATTACCGCTGATTTTGTGTTTATCGGTGCAGGTGGTTACGCGCTTCCGCTGCTCGAAAGTTCCGATATTCCCGAAAGTGAAGGCTATGGCGGATTTCCGGTTTCCGGCCAGTGGCTGGTTACCCATAACCCTGAATTAATCGCAAAGCATCAGGCAAAAGTCTACACCAAGGCCGGTGTGGAAGCTCCGCCAATGAGTGTCCCCCATTTGGATTTGCGGATTATTGATGGAGAAAAAGCACTGCTCTTTGGACCATTTGCAGGATTCTCGACCAAGTTTTTAAAGGAAGGTAGCTACCTGGATTTACCGGAAAGTGTCAATCAAAAAAATATCAAATCCCTGTTTGGCGCATGGTGGCATAATCTGCCGTTAACGAAATATCTCGTGCAACAGGTCGCGATGACCAAAGTACAGCGGATGCAGCATTTAAGAGAGTTTGTAAAAGATGCGAAATCAGAAGACTGGGAATTGAAAATTGCGGGACAAAGAGTTCAGATCATTAAAAAAAGTGAAGAAGAAGGCGGTAAATTAGAATTCGGGACAGAAGTCGTTGTGAATAAAAGCGGAACGATCGCTTCCCTGTTGGGCGCTTCTCCCGGCGCTTCTACGGCTGCATTTGCGATGGTTCAGGTCTTAGAGAAATGTTTCCCTGAAAAAGTTCAACATGAATGGAAAGAAAAATTAACAGAAATGATTCCGACCTATGGACAGAAATTGGCAGATAATCCCGAACTTATCCGAAATATTAGAAACTACACCAAAGAAATACTCCAACTCGATAATTAG
- a CDS encoding DUF1684 domain-containing protein, with product MKNFFIVMMGFLLTSCVSNIQEKEFSDVKKFQKDLNAEYLNPKETPLRGSNFTGFKEHPFFPVDLKYRVSAKFIKTENPVPFELPTSSGKTRTYREFGKVTFVLDGQELTLTLYQNLALIKTKKYKDYLFLPFRDLTNDKETYGGGKYMDLKIPKNNVIILDFNKSYQPYCAYNAFDYNCPIVPAENFLPVRIEAGVMYEDVYHH from the coding sequence ATGAAAAATTTCTTCATTGTGATGATGGGTTTTCTGCTGACCTCCTGCGTTTCAAACATTCAGGAAAAGGAGTTTTCTGATGTTAAAAAGTTTCAGAAAGATCTCAACGCAGAATATTTAAACCCAAAGGAAACTCCCTTGAGGGGAAGTAATTTTACCGGTTTCAAAGAGCATCCTTTTTTTCCTGTTGATTTAAAATACCGCGTTTCTGCAAAATTCATCAAAACTGAAAATCCAGTACCTTTTGAACTTCCCACGTCTTCGGGGAAAACCAGAACCTACCGGGAATTCGGCAAAGTGACATTTGTTTTAGATGGTCAGGAATTGACTTTAACGCTTTATCAAAACTTAGCATTAATAAAGACGAAAAAATACAAAGACTATCTTTTTCTTCCTTTCCGGGACTTGACTAACGACAAAGAAACCTATGGTGGCGGGAAATACATGGATTTGAAAATTCCGAAAAACAATGTCATTATTTTAGATTTCAACAAATCCTACCAACCCTATTGTGCCTATAATGCTTTCGATTACAACTGCCCGATTGTTCCTGCAGAGAATTTTTTACCGGTCAGAATTGAAGCAGGCGTCATGTATGAAGATGTTTATCACCATTAA
- a CDS encoding glucose 1-dehydrogenase, whose translation MEVSLKNQVAIITGSSSGIGAGIAQSMAESGAKVVINYPSEGSLEKATAVLKEITDKGGKGIVYQCDVSKEDEVIKMFQEVVKQLGTVDILVNNAGIQKDAKFTEMTLDQWNAVIGINLTGQFLCAREAVKEFLRRGIDPSRSVACGKIIHISSVHEIIPWAGHANYASSKGAIRMLMQTLAQEYGADKIRVNSICPGAIQTSINKDAWQTPEELNSLLKLIPYNRIGQPKDIGNLAVFLASDLADYITGASVFIDGGMTTFESFSTGG comes from the coding sequence ATGGAAGTTTCTCTTAAAAATCAAGTCGCCATTATCACAGGTTCTTCCAGCGGAATCGGAGCCGGAATTGCGCAGTCGATGGCAGAATCAGGCGCTAAGGTTGTCATTAATTATCCCTCGGAAGGTTCCCTGGAAAAAGCAACTGCCGTTCTGAAAGAAATCACTGATAAAGGAGGAAAAGGAATCGTTTACCAATGCGATGTTTCCAAAGAAGACGAAGTCATCAAAATGTTTCAGGAGGTTGTAAAACAATTAGGCACCGTTGATATTTTAGTCAACAATGCCGGAATTCAAAAAGATGCGAAGTTTACCGAAATGACTTTGGATCAGTGGAATGCCGTGATTGGGATTAATTTAACCGGTCAGTTTTTATGCGCCCGGGAAGCTGTGAAAGAATTTCTTAGAAGAGGAATTGATCCCTCCCGTTCGGTCGCCTGCGGAAAAATCATTCATATTTCATCCGTTCACGAAATTATTCCTTGGGCTGGTCATGCCAATTATGCTTCCAGTAAAGGGGCAATCAGGATGTTGATGCAGACGTTGGCGCAGGAGTATGGGGCAGATAAAATCCGCGTGAACTCCATTTGTCCGGGCGCGATTCAGACTTCAATCAATAAAGATGCGTGGCAAACACCGGAGGAATTAAATTCTTTGCTGAAATTGATTCCGTATAACAGAATTGGTCAGCCTAAGGATATTGGGAATCTGGCGGTTTTTCTGGCGAGCGATCTGGCAGATTATATTACTGGAGCAAGTGTCTTTATCGATGGAGGAATGACCACCTTCGAATCTTTCTCAACGGGCGGGTAA
- a CDS encoding MGH1-like glycoside hydrolase domain-containing protein, translating into MIEENKRLPDIAWKKWGPYVSNREWGVVREDYSADGDAWDYTNHDSAEAKTYRWGEEGICGICDDKQLLVFSLGFWNKKDDRIKERLFGLSNSQGNHGEDVKEYYYYLDNTPTHSYMKMLYKYPQNAFPYEDLILKNEQAGKENPEYELIDTGIFDRNEYFDIFIEYAKSSPEDILIKITVTNKSSQDAPLILLPTIWFRNTWSWGYDGYRPHLNAVNSDQIAVNHQQLTIKNIYAKQSSDVLFCDNETNYQRLFQSVNAGKYCKDGINDFIINGNENSINNEKNGTKASFFIDETIPANATQVFEFRLCDRDFEQPFADFDSVFSQRKTEADDFYKEVQKGVKTADEKLVQRQAFAGMLWSKQFYHYNIEKWLEGDPSEIPPPKSRRHIRNENWENFNSLNIISMPDKWEYPWFATWDLAFHTLSFSIIDADFAKQQLKLLTLEWFMHPNGQLPAYEWDFSDVNPPVHAWAAFRVFKIDEVLKGKPDLEFLEGVFQKLLMTFTWWVNKKDNNGNNIFEGGFLGLDNIGIFDRNETLPYGENLEQADGTSWMAMFSLNMMRIAMELALYNKVYEDMATKFFEHFLSIANALDNMGENDFSLWDDQDEFFYDALQLKDCTNMFMRIRTIVGLTPMFAVEVIDEEMLNKLPAFKERMDWVLKNKPKLAALVSHWEVKGSDSKHLLSLLRGHRLKKLLERMLNEKEFLSDYGVRALSKEYEENPFHINLDGTDYTVKYLPAESDSDMFGGNSNWRGPIWFPINFLIIESLQRFFFYYSPDFKVECPTGSGNYLNLDEIADFLGKRLAAIFLMDENGKRPFNRQYPRFQEDPDFKDYILFYEYFNGDNGRGVGASHQTGWTGLIAKILQPRFSKIPMEKAQTEMPDQSGVKVDAQ; encoded by the coding sequence ATGATAGAAGAAAATAAAAGACTCCCCGATATTGCCTGGAAAAAATGGGGTCCTTACGTCAGCAATAGGGAATGGGGAGTGGTTCGCGAGGATTACAGCGCTGATGGTGACGCGTGGGATTATACCAACCATGATTCTGCCGAAGCGAAAACTTACCGTTGGGGTGAAGAGGGAATTTGCGGCATTTGTGATGATAAACAACTGCTCGTTTTCTCCTTAGGTTTTTGGAACAAAAAAGACGATAGGATCAAAGAACGGCTGTTCGGGTTATCCAACAGTCAGGGCAATCATGGCGAAGATGTGAAGGAATATTACTATTATCTAGACAATACGCCCACGCATTCTTACATGAAGATGTTGTATAAATATCCCCAAAACGCTTTTCCTTACGAAGACTTAATCCTTAAAAATGAACAGGCCGGAAAAGAAAATCCGGAATATGAACTCATCGATACCGGGATTTTTGACCGGAATGAATATTTTGATATTTTCATTGAATACGCCAAATCCTCTCCCGAAGACATACTCATCAAAATTACGGTGACCAATAAATCGTCGCAAGACGCTCCTTTGATTCTTCTGCCCACAATCTGGTTCAGGAATACCTGGAGTTGGGGTTATGACGGTTACCGGCCTCATTTAAACGCGGTAAATTCGGATCAGATTGCGGTTAATCATCAACAATTAACCATAAAAAATATCTACGCTAAACAATCTTCTGACGTTCTTTTTTGCGACAATGAAACCAATTATCAGCGCTTATTTCAGTCGGTAAATGCCGGGAAATATTGCAAAGACGGCATCAATGATTTCATTATTAATGGAAATGAAAACTCCATTAATAATGAAAAGAATGGCACCAAGGCCTCCTTCTTTATCGATGAAACAATCCCGGCAAATGCGACGCAGGTTTTCGAATTCCGCTTATGCGACCGGGATTTTGAGCAGCCGTTTGCAGATTTTGATTCTGTTTTTTCACAACGGAAAACAGAAGCCGATGATTTTTATAAAGAGGTACAGAAAGGCGTAAAAACCGCTGATGAAAAATTAGTACAGCGGCAGGCGTTCGCCGGAATGTTGTGGAGCAAACAGTTTTACCATTACAATATTGAAAAATGGTTAGAAGGTGATCCTTCCGAAATCCCACCCCCGAAATCCCGAAGACATATCCGAAATGAAAACTGGGAAAATTTCAATTCTCTGAATATCATTTCAATGCCCGATAAATGGGAATATCCGTGGTTTGCCACTTGGGATTTGGCCTTTCATACCTTAAGTTTTTCCATTATCGATGCTGATTTTGCCAAACAGCAGTTGAAACTGTTGACCCTCGAATGGTTTATGCATCCGAACGGTCAGTTGCCGGCGTATGAATGGGATTTCAGCGATGTCAATCCGCCGGTTCATGCCTGGGCCGCTTTCAGGGTTTTTAAAATTGATGAAGTCCTCAAAGGAAAACCTGACCTGGAATTTCTGGAAGGAGTTTTTCAGAAATTATTGATGACCTTCACCTGGTGGGTCAATAAAAAAGACAATAATGGAAATAATATTTTCGAAGGAGGTTTCCTGGGTTTAGACAATATCGGAATTTTCGACCGAAATGAAACTTTGCCGTATGGGGAGAATTTAGAACAGGCCGACGGTACCAGCTGGATGGCGATGTTCTCACTGAATATGATGAGAATCGCTATGGAACTGGCTTTGTATAATAAAGTATATGAAGATATGGCCACCAAATTCTTTGAACATTTTTTAAGTATTGCCAATGCACTGGACAATATGGGAGAAAATGATTTTTCGCTGTGGGATGATCAGGACGAGTTTTTTTATGACGCGCTGCAGCTGAAAGACTGTACCAATATGTTTATGCGGATCCGTACCATCGTAGGTTTGACTCCCATGTTTGCCGTAGAGGTAATCGATGAAGAAATGCTCAATAAATTACCCGCTTTCAAAGAAAGAATGGACTGGGTCTTAAAAAACAAACCGAAGTTGGCTGCCCTCGTTTCCCACTGGGAAGTAAAAGGCAGCGATTCCAAACATTTACTTTCTTTATTGAGAGGCCACCGGCTGAAAAAACTGCTGGAAAGAATGCTGAATGAAAAAGAATTTCTGAGCGACTATGGCGTGCGGGCTTTATCAAAGGAATATGAAGAAAATCCGTTTCATATTAATTTAGACGGAACCGATTATACTGTGAAATATCTCCCGGCAGAAAGTGACAGCGATATGTTTGGCGGCAACAGCAATTGGCGGGGACCCATTTGGTTTCCCATTAATTTTTTAATTATTGAAAGTCTGCAGCGCTTCTTCTTTTATTACAGTCCCGATTTTAAAGTAGAATGCCCGACTGGCAGCGGAAATTACTTGAATTTAGATGAGATTGCAGATTTTCTGGGCAAACGGTTAGCTGCGATTTTTTTAATGGATGAAAACGGAAAACGTCCTTTTAACAGGCAATATCCGAGATTTCAGGAAGATCCTGACTTCAAGGATTACATTTTATTTTATGAATATTTTAATGGTGATAACGGCCGTGGAGTAGGAGCGTCGCACCAAACCGGCTGGACGGGCTTAATCGCAAAGATTCTGCAACCTCGGTTTTCTAAAATTCCAATGGAAAAAGCGCAGACAGAAATGCCTGATCAATCTGGTGTAAAAGTTGATGCTCAATAA